Proteins encoded within one genomic window of Pectobacterium araliae:
- the prfH gene encoding peptide chain release factor H, with product MILLQLSAAQGPGECMLATAKALQALTRDAARQGIECEIIETEAGKRSGTLRSALVLLNGEQAEPLVASWCGTLQWTCNSPWRKGGGRKNWFIGVARFHQEQAFADNEIRFETTKSSGPGGQHVNKTESAVRATHVASGITVKVQSERSQHANKRLACYLIAYRLEALQQQQHAELRAQRRLFHHQIERGNPVKVFKGEDFTLVASH from the coding sequence ATGATATTGCTTCAACTTTCCGCTGCACAGGGACCGGGCGAATGCATGTTAGCAACGGCAAAAGCATTGCAAGCGCTGACGCGGGATGCCGCACGGCAAGGTATCGAGTGCGAGATCATCGAAACTGAAGCAGGGAAACGTTCCGGTACGCTACGTTCCGCATTGGTTCTGTTAAACGGTGAGCAGGCGGAACCGCTGGTTGCCAGTTGGTGCGGTACACTTCAGTGGACGTGCAATAGCCCCTGGCGTAAAGGTGGCGGACGCAAGAACTGGTTTATCGGCGTCGCACGCTTTCATCAGGAGCAGGCGTTTGCCGATAACGAGATTCGTTTTGAAACCACCAAATCCTCCGGTCCCGGCGGACAGCATGTGAACAAAACCGAATCTGCCGTTCGTGCCACTCATGTCGCCAGCGGCATCACTGTGAAGGTGCAGAGCGAACGCAGTCAGCACGCGAACAAGCGTCTGGCCTGTTATCTCATCGCCTATCGTCTGGAAGCGTTACAACAGCAGCAGCATGCTGAACTACGGGCACAGCGACGTCTGTTCCACCACCAGATCGAACGCGGTAATCCAGTAAAAGTCTTCAAAGGTGAAGATTTTACGCTGGTTGCTTCTCACTAA
- a CDS encoding RNA ligase RtcB family protein: protein MGNAIRSISARISVIATENTWIEDKAIQQLQITSQLPDMVRVAGMPDLHPGRGYPIGAAFFSQQRFYPALVGNDIGCGMALWRTSLNANKISLDKLEKRLGNIDGPLEDNIDIPPSLADFRYSLGTIGGGNHFAELQQLDEIYQPDTLHALHIDPKQLLLLVHSGSRGLGQTILEAHVREFGHRGLEANTPAAAAYLEQHQFALTFATHNRRLIAQRMLERWHTEGDAALDVNHNLVTSTTIEGISGWLHRKGATPADCGPVIIPGSRGDYSYIVQPIPHADSLYSLAHGAGRKWMRTECKDRLSSRYSVQQLARTRFGSRVICQDRQLIFQEAPEAYKPIDSVIGAMQQAGLITLIVRLKPVLTYKTRGEDK, encoded by the coding sequence ATGGGCAATGCTATTCGCTCTATTTCGGCGCGCATCAGTGTGATCGCGACGGAAAATACCTGGATTGAAGATAAAGCAATCCAACAGCTTCAAATTACCTCACAACTTCCCGATATGGTTCGCGTGGCCGGTATGCCAGATTTGCATCCAGGCCGCGGCTACCCCATTGGGGCGGCGTTTTTTTCACAACAGCGCTTCTACCCCGCTCTGGTCGGAAATGATATCGGCTGCGGCATGGCGCTATGGCGCACGAGCCTGAACGCCAACAAAATTTCGCTGGATAAGCTGGAGAAACGGCTTGGTAATATCGATGGGCCACTAGAAGACAATATCGATATTCCCCCATCGCTGGCGGATTTCCGCTATTCCCTTGGCACCATCGGCGGCGGTAACCACTTTGCGGAATTGCAGCAGCTTGATGAAATCTATCAGCCGGATACGCTGCACGCTCTACACATCGATCCGAAACAGCTACTGCTGCTTGTGCATAGCGGCTCACGCGGATTAGGGCAAACCATACTGGAAGCCCATGTGCGGGAATTCGGCCATCGGGGTCTTGAAGCCAATACGCCAGCCGCTGCGGCCTATCTGGAACAGCATCAGTTCGCGCTGACGTTTGCCACCCACAATCGGCGGTTGATCGCGCAAAGAATGCTGGAGCGCTGGCATACAGAAGGCGATGCTGCACTGGACGTGAACCACAATCTGGTGACATCAACAACGATTGAAGGCATTTCCGGCTGGCTACATCGCAAAGGCGCGACGCCCGCCGACTGCGGCCCCGTTATCATTCCCGGATCGCGCGGCGACTACAGCTATATTGTGCAACCCATTCCTCACGCCGACAGCCTATATTCGCTGGCACATGGCGCAGGCAGAAAATGGATGCGCACGGAGTGTAAAGATCGGCTGTCTTCACGTTATAGCGTCCAGCAGTTGGCGCGTACTCGTTTCGGCAGCCGTGTGATTTGTCAGGATAGGCAGCTGATTTTTCAGGAAGCGCCAGAAGCCTACAAACCGATAGACAGTGTGATCGGCGCGATGCAGCAGGCAGGATTAATTACGTTAATTGTTCGCCTGAAACCCGTCCTCACCTACAAAACGCGCGGGGAGGATAAATGA